A window of the Oncorhynchus masou masou isolate Uvic2021 chromosome 13, UVic_Omas_1.1, whole genome shotgun sequence genome harbors these coding sequences:
- the LOC135553179 gene encoding translocon-associated protein subunit gamma-like, with protein sequence MAPKGSSKQQSEEDLLLQDFSRNLSAKSTALFYGNALIVSAIPIWLFWRIWHMDLVQSAVLYGVMTLVSTYLVAFAYKNVKFVLKHKVAQKREDAVSKEVTRKLSEADNRKMSRKEKDERILWKKNEVADYEATTFSIFYNNTLFLVLVIIASFFLLKNFNPTVNYILSISASSGLIALLSTGSK encoded by the exons ATGGCACCCAAAGGTAGCAGCAAACAGCAATCCGAGGAAGACCTACTCCTTCAGGACTTCAGCCGAAACCTGTCTGCAAAGTCCACCGCGCTTTTCTATGGAAATGCGCTAATCGTGTCCGCAATTCCAATTT GGCTGTTCTGGAGAATCTGGCACATGGACCTGGTCCAGTCAGCGGTCCTGTATGGAGTCATGACACTGGTCAGCACCTATCTGGTGGCCTTCGCCTATAAGAATGTCAAGTTTGTCCTCAAACACAA AGTTGCCCAGAAGCGAGAGGATGCCGTCTCCAAGGAGGTGACCAGGAAACTATCTGAGGCTGACAATCGCAAGATGTCTCGtaaagagaaggatgagag GATCCTGTGGAAGAAGAACGAGGTCGCTGACTATGAGGCCACCACCTTCTCTATCTTCTATAACAACACTCTGTTCCTGGTCCTCGTCATCATCGCCTCCTTCTTCCTGCTGAAGAACTTCAACCCCACCGT TAACTACATCCTGTCCATCAGTGCCT